One stretch of Dokdonia sp. Hel_I_53 DNA includes these proteins:
- a CDS encoding Lrp/AsnC ligand binding domain-containing protein encodes MKIVKDELVIDGIDKIILRSLMEDARKPVLEIARKVGISGAAIHQRLRKLEKSGLIAGSKFIINPRVLGYRTQAFIGVYLDRAANNARAVRQLKDIPEVLECHYTTGNWSVLIKILCKNNEDLMHLLNKKIQAIDGVSRTETFISLDQQIDRQIKI; translated from the coding sequence ATGAAAATAGTTAAAGATGAACTTGTAATTGACGGTATAGATAAAATTATTCTACGCTCATTGATGGAAGATGCGCGTAAACCTGTATTAGAAATTGCGCGTAAAGTAGGAATTTCTGGTGCAGCAATACACCAGCGATTACGTAAGCTTGAAAAATCTGGTTTAATTGCAGGCTCTAAATTTATAATTAACCCTAGAGTTCTTGGATACAGAACACAGGCATTTATAGGAGTGTATTTAGATAGAGCGGCAAATAATGCCAGAGCAGTGCGACAACTTAAAGACATTCCTGAGGTTTTAGAATGCCATTATACCACTGGAAACTGGTCCGTCCTCATTAAGATTCTTTGCAAGAATAATGAAGATCTCATGCACTTACTGAATAAAAAAATTCAAGCAATAGATGGAGTTTCACGTACCGAAACATTTATTTCTTTAGATCAACAAATTGATCGGCAAATAAAGATTTAA
- the ahcY gene encoding adenosylhomocysteinase yields the protein MSTKTVAYVPYKVKDISLAAWGRKEIELAEAEMPGLMSLREEYGDEQPLKGARIAGCLHMTIQTAVLIETLKALGADVTWSSCNIFSTQDQAAAAIADAGIPVYAWKGMNEEEFDWCIEQTLFFGEDRKPLNMILDDGGDLTNMVLDRYPELAGDIKGLSEETTTGVHRLYERVKNGTLPMPAINVNDSVTKSKFDNKYGCRESAVDAIRRATDTMLAGKRVVVCGYGDVGKGTSASFKGAGSIVTVTEIDPICALQAAMDGFEVKKLESVVGNADIVITTTGNKDIIRGEHFKAMRDKVIVCNIGHFDNEIQVAWLNENYGDTKDEIKPQVDKYTIDGKDIILLAEGRLVNLGCATGHPSFVMSNSFTNQTLAQIELWKNGENYKNEVYMLPKHLDEKVAQLHLSRLGAELETLSQEQAEYIGVTVEGPFKPEYYRY from the coding sequence ATGAGCACAAAGACAGTAGCGTACGTACCGTACAAAGTAAAAGATATTTCCCTAGCAGCATGGGGACGCAAAGAAATTGAACTCGCAGAGGCAGAGATGCCAGGTTTGATGTCTTTACGTGAAGAATATGGTGATGAGCAACCACTTAAAGGAGCACGCATTGCCGGATGTCTTCACATGACTATCCAAACTGCTGTCCTTATTGAAACTTTAAAAGCGTTAGGAGCAGATGTAACTTGGTCTTCTTGTAACATATTTTCTACACAAGATCAAGCAGCAGCAGCTATTGCAGATGCAGGAATCCCTGTGTATGCTTGGAAGGGTATGAATGAGGAGGAATTTGACTGGTGTATCGAGCAAACACTTTTCTTTGGAGAAGATCGCAAGCCACTTAATATGATACTTGACGATGGAGGTGATCTTACCAATATGGTTCTTGACCGTTACCCAGAACTTGCTGGAGACATCAAAGGTCTATCAGAGGAGACTACAACTGGTGTACATAGATTATACGAGCGTGTTAAGAACGGAACGTTACCTATGCCAGCTATTAATGTAAATGACTCTGTAACTAAGTCAAAATTTGACAATAAATACGGGTGTCGTGAGAGTGCAGTAGATGCAATACGTCGTGCTACAGACACCATGCTTGCAGGAAAACGTGTTGTTGTTTGTGGATATGGAGATGTAGGAAAAGGTACTTCCGCTTCTTTTAAAGGTGCAGGATCTATCGTGACAGTTACTGAGATTGATCCTATTTGTGCACTGCAAGCAGCTATGGATGGTTTTGAAGTTAAAAAATTAGAATCTGTTGTAGGGAATGCAGATATCGTAATCACAACAACTGGAAATAAAGACATTATTCGTGGTGAGCACTTTAAAGCTATGCGCGATAAAGTAATTGTTTGTAATATTGGTCACTTTGATAATGAAATACAAGTCGCTTGGCTTAACGAGAACTACGGTGATACTAAAGATGAGATCAAACCACAGGTAGATAAATATACTATTGATGGTAAAGACATTATCTTACTAGCAGAAGGTCGTCTCGTAAACTTAGGATGCGCTACAGGTCACCCAAGTTTTGTGATGAGTAACTCATTTACAAACCAAACACTTGCACAGATTGAGCTTTGGAAAAATGGTGAGAACTACAAGAATGAAGTTTACATGCTTCCTAAGCATCTAGATGAGAAAGTTGCACAATTACACTTATCACGCCTAGGCGCTGAACTTGAAACACTTTCTCAAGAACAAGCAGAATATATAGGTGTAACCGTAGAAGGACCTTTTAAGCCAGAATATTACCGATACTAA
- a CDS encoding carboxypeptidase-like regulatory domain-containing protein, whose amino-acid sequence MRFFIAVLMFFISAQLFGQNIFILDQTNQTPVSFATISFGDGRGTFAGDQGEFTFELDKYVDIDTLFISSIGYGEKAFATKTLPQKLFLLPETSELEEVILIGEKRGKFKKRKLKETTHTEYFTSWLPTVESEVAVFFKREEGKSTKIAQLKIPINSEKEFRKKGNLKFSTLFRIQFYKNDNGIPGKAMVHKDIIFRVSEKNDEVFELDIDKHQIFIPENGLFASLQVLGYADPQGKLIQTKKYNEIETPRGVQKVSVTFRPLLPFTNKLPNQKTFVRRIFFNDKQWQVFDRTYNVNSNLVKMGFVNYGMGAVLHVYKD is encoded by the coding sequence ATGAGATTTTTTATAGCAGTTCTAATGTTCTTTATAAGTGCGCAACTTTTTGGGCAGAACATTTTTATTCTCGATCAAACAAATCAAACGCCAGTTTCATTTGCAACAATCTCCTTTGGTGATGGTCGTGGTACTTTTGCTGGAGATCAAGGAGAATTTACTTTTGAGCTTGATAAATATGTTGATATTGACACCCTTTTCATATCTTCTATAGGGTATGGAGAGAAAGCTTTTGCAACAAAAACATTACCTCAAAAACTTTTCTTGTTGCCTGAAACAAGTGAATTAGAAGAGGTAATATTGATTGGTGAAAAAAGGGGGAAATTCAAAAAACGTAAACTTAAAGAAACCACGCACACTGAATACTTTACAAGTTGGCTACCTACTGTAGAGAGTGAGGTCGCTGTATTTTTTAAAAGGGAGGAAGGAAAATCAACAAAAATTGCCCAACTTAAAATTCCAATTAACTCAGAAAAGGAATTTAGAAAAAAAGGAAATCTAAAATTCTCGACATTGTTTAGAATTCAATTTTACAAAAATGATAATGGCATTCCTGGTAAAGCGATGGTGCATAAGGATATTATCTTTCGCGTAAGCGAGAAAAACGATGAAGTTTTTGAACTTGATATTGATAAACATCAAATTTTCATTCCCGAAAATGGTTTATTTGCTTCCCTCCAAGTTTTAGGGTATGCAGATCCTCAAGGTAAACTAATACAGACCAAAAAGTATAATGAAATTGAAACCCCTAGAGGTGTTCAAAAGGTATCTGTTACCTTTAGGCCGTTGTTACCATTCACAAACAAACTCCCTAATCAAAAGACTTTCGTACGTCGAATATTCTTTAACGATAAACAGTGGCAAGTTTTTGATAGAACCTATAATGTAAATTCAAATCTTGTGAAAATGGGATTTGTAAACTATGGAATGGGAGCGGTTTTACATGTTTATAAAGATTAA
- a CDS encoding saccharopine dehydrogenase family protein, translated as MRKILIIGAGKSASQLIKYLLDKASTESLEITIGDLSLNNAKKLLKNHPAGKAIALDVFDKEQREAAVADSDIVVSMLPARFHIEVARDCLTYGKSMVTASYISDEMQELDPYVKEKGLVFMNEIGLDPGIDHMSAMQVIDRIRAKGGKMILFESFTGGLVAPESDTNLWNYKFTWNPRNVVLAGQGGAAEFIQEGTYKYIPYQRLFRRTEFLEIEGHGRFEGYANRNSLKYRSVYGLEDIPTLYRGTIRRVGFSRAWQMFVLLGMTDDSYTLQKTEEMSYRDFTNLFLPYSPTDSVELKLRHYLKIDQDDLLWDKILELDLFNEHKKIGLKAATPAQCLQKILEDKWTLDPEDKDMIVMYHKFGYELDGKKKQIDATMVNIGADQVETAMARTVGLPVAMATLRILNKQITTPGVQLPISKEVYEPILKELENYGITFKEYEVEYLGYNPNNVGG; from the coding sequence ATGCGTAAGATTCTCATCATTGGTGCAGGAAAATCTGCTAGCCAACTCATAAAATATTTATTAGATAAGGCTTCGACTGAGTCTCTAGAAATTACTATAGGTGACCTTTCTTTAAATAATGCAAAAAAACTTTTAAAAAATCACCCAGCTGGTAAAGCAATAGCGCTTGATGTCTTTGACAAAGAACAGCGAGAAGCTGCCGTAGCAGACTCAGACATTGTAGTATCCATGCTTCCAGCTCGGTTCCATATTGAAGTTGCGAGAGATTGCCTAACGTATGGTAAATCCATGGTGACGGCTTCCTATATTTCTGATGAAATGCAAGAACTTGATCCTTATGTAAAAGAAAAAGGACTTGTGTTTATGAATGAAATAGGGCTGGATCCTGGTATAGACCATATGAGTGCGATGCAAGTAATAGATCGTATCCGTGCAAAAGGAGGGAAGATGATTCTCTTTGAATCTTTTACAGGGGGGCTTGTTGCTCCAGAAAGTGATACCAATCTTTGGAACTATAAGTTTACATGGAATCCACGTAACGTAGTGCTTGCAGGACAAGGAGGTGCAGCAGAATTTATACAAGAAGGAACCTATAAATATATTCCTTACCAAAGACTTTTTAGACGTACAGAGTTTTTAGAAATAGAAGGCCACGGTCGTTTCGAAGGATATGCAAACAGAAACTCACTTAAATATAGATCTGTTTATGGATTAGAAGATATCCCAACTCTTTATAGAGGTACAATAAGACGCGTTGGTTTTTCTAGAGCTTGGCAAATGTTTGTATTGTTAGGTATGACAGACGATAGTTACACGCTTCAAAAAACTGAGGAAATGAGCTACCGAGACTTTACGAATCTATTTTTACCTTATTCCCCAACAGATTCTGTTGAATTAAAACTACGTCACTATCTCAAAATAGATCAAGATGATTTGCTTTGGGATAAGATTTTAGAATTAGATCTTTTTAATGAGCATAAAAAAATAGGTCTTAAAGCAGCTACCCCCGCACAATGCCTTCAAAAAATTCTAGAAGATAAGTGGACACTTGATCCAGAAGATAAAGATATGATTGTGATGTATCACAAATTTGGTTATGAATTAGATGGTAAGAAGAAACAAATTGACGCTACTATGGTAAACATTGGGGCAGATCAAGTAGAGACTGCGATGGCTCGTACGGTAGGTTTACCTGTTGCTATGGCAACGCTTCGCATACTTAATAAGCAAATAACTACACCAGGAGTTCAACTACCTATTTCTAAAGAAGTTTATGAGCCTATTTTAAAAGAACTTGAAAATTACGGAATAACTTTTAAGGAATATGAGGTAGAGTATCTAGGTTATAATCCTAATAATGTAGGGGGGTAA
- a CDS encoding geranylgeranylglyceryl/heptaprenylglyceryl phosphate synthase, which translates to MSIYSDILNAHNAQKKLLAILIDPDKFELNYAFAKAYLKKLPYNTTHLFIGGSTDSNQKTDHVVKMLKDQTDLPVVLFPGSYSQVTPAADALLFLSLLSGDNPEFLIGQQIKAARIVQKSNLEVIPTAYILIDGGTISAVQRVSKTLPMPQYHEEQIVATSLAGEYLGKKLLYLEAGSGAKTAVKESIITAVSDAVSIPIIVGGGIKSQSQICKAYEAGATLVVVGTAFEDNSWESSENESS; encoded by the coding sequence GTGTCCATATATTCTGATATTCTCAACGCACACAATGCGCAAAAAAAATTACTAGCAATCCTCATTGATCCAGATAAGTTTGAGCTGAATTACGCTTTCGCGAAAGCGTACCTCAAAAAATTACCCTATAACACAACGCATTTATTTATAGGGGGAAGTACAGATTCAAACCAAAAAACCGATCATGTTGTAAAAATGCTTAAAGATCAAACAGACTTGCCTGTTGTGCTATTTCCAGGAAGTTACAGTCAAGTCACACCAGCTGCAGACGCATTGTTGTTTTTATCATTACTCTCTGGTGATAATCCAGAGTTTTTAATAGGGCAGCAAATAAAGGCGGCTAGGATAGTACAAAAAAGTAATCTTGAAGTTATACCTACAGCATATATACTTATTGATGGTGGCACAATATCTGCCGTGCAGCGGGTGAGTAAAACGTTACCCATGCCGCAGTATCATGAAGAACAAATTGTAGCCACATCTCTGGCAGGGGAGTATCTAGGGAAAAAATTACTCTATCTAGAAGCAGGTAGTGGAGCTAAGACGGCGGTTAAAGAATCAATAATTACGGCTGTAAGCGATGCAGTGTCGATACCAATAATTGTGGGGGGTGGTATAAAATCCCAATCACAGATATGTAAAGCATATGAGGCTGGGGCAACCTTAGTGGTTGTCGGCACAGCTTTTGAAGATAATAGCTGGGAGAGCTCGGAAAATGAGTCTTCTTAA
- a CDS encoding 4'-phosphopantetheinyl transferase family protein: protein MPLYKTIPVSKTTTVYIWKIEEDLATLSRKFYTNQDPSKPLQLSPNSLYRLAHMKSELHQRGFMSIRHLLNEAGYTDFDLYYDKSGKPHLTDEKYISITHSYHFSAVIISDKPVGIDIEKQRDKILRIAQKFTPIEEYYTLTSAEARVRKLTIVWGAKESLYKLYAQEGLSFLNHIDVEDFNFDDGTTTAQINYNGTISDYRLTFLEMEGFTCVYGW from the coding sequence ATGCCACTTTACAAAACCATCCCAGTTTCTAAGACAACCACCGTCTATATTTGGAAAATTGAGGAGGATTTAGCTACGCTTTCGCGAAAATTTTATACCAATCAAGATCCATCAAAACCCTTACAGCTCTCTCCAAATTCTCTGTATAGATTGGCTCATATGAAATCAGAGCTGCATCAGCGAGGTTTTATGAGCATCCGTCATTTGTTGAATGAGGCGGGATACACCGATTTTGATCTCTATTATGATAAAAGTGGAAAGCCACACCTTACTGATGAAAAATATATAAGTATTACCCATAGCTACCACTTTTCGGCTGTTATTATAAGCGATAAGCCGGTAGGTATAGACATTGAAAAGCAGCGAGACAAAATTTTGCGTATCGCTCAAAAGTTTACACCTATTGAAGAATATTATACGCTTACAAGTGCAGAAGCTCGTGTAAGAAAGCTAACTATCGTCTGGGGCGCCAAAGAATCATTATACAAATTATATGCGCAAGAAGGACTAAGCTTTTTGAATCATATTGATGTAGAAGATTTTAACTTTGATGATGGCACGACAACAGCACAGATTAATTATAATGGAACGATTTCTGATTACCGATTGACATTCCTAGAAATGGAAGGCTTTACGTGTGTGTATGGATGGTGA
- a CDS encoding TM2 domain-containing protein, with amino-acid sequence MRLKITLLFAFVMLAVTNTYAGFPVQRTAVIAMEGETLTEDTNAETLTSPAAVEADRQLVAILLWLFLGGFAAHRWYLGSPIGWNILFILTLGGLGIWWIIDGIDILTGNYPGL; translated from the coding sequence ATGAGACTCAAAATTACATTATTATTTGCGTTCGTAATGCTTGCTGTTACAAATACTTATGCTGGCTTCCCAGTACAACGTACAGCTGTGATCGCTATGGAAGGTGAAACTCTTACTGAAGATACTAATGCTGAGACGCTTACTTCTCCAGCTGCAGTTGAAGCAGATCGCCAGCTTGTAGCTATCCTACTATGGTTATTCCTTGGAGGTTTTGCTGCTCACAGATGGTATTTAGGAAGCCCTATTGGATGGAACATCTTATTCATTCTAACATTAGGAGGTCTAGGTATCTGGTGGATTATCGATGGTATTGATATACTTACTGGAAACTATCCTGGGCTCTAA